A genome region from Sceloporus undulatus isolate JIND9_A2432 ecotype Alabama chromosome 1, SceUnd_v1.1, whole genome shotgun sequence includes the following:
- the LOC121917214 gene encoding neuroendocrine protein 7B2-like isoform X3 — translation MVETEAPRIPAPIIPPLPHTCCARPLRLSQEARARARGSGGRWLSPGASGGKIQIDSTMSSTFLCSVLLFVAFRLALTFSHSPKSPDRVSEADIQRLLHGVMEQLGIARPRVEYPAHQAMNLVGPQNIEGGAHEGLQHLGPYGNIPNIVAELTGDNIPKDFSEDQGYPDPPNPCPIGKTVNDGCLENTPDTAQFSKEYQLHQHLFDPEHDYPSMSKWNKNLLFEKMKGGPKRNKRSTNPYLQGQRLDNVVAKKSVPHFSDEEKESEETK, via the exons ATGGTGGAGACTGAGGCTCCCCGCATCCCGGCGCCCATCATCCCTCCCCTTCCGCACACCTGCTGCGCCCGCCCTCTCCGCCTGAGCCAAGAAGCGAGAGCCAGGGCGCGCGGGTCTGGTGGTCGGTGGCTTTCTCCCGGTGCCAGCG GTGGCAAGATACAGATTGACAGCACCATGAGCTCAACCTTTCTCTGCAGTGTTTTACTTTTTGTGGCCTTTAGGCTAGCTTTGACATTTAGCCacagtcctaagagtccagacagAGTCTCTGAAGCTGATATCCAAAGACTTCTACATGGAGTAATGGAGCAACTGGGCATTGCCAGACCGAGAGTTGAATATCCAGCACATCAAGCTATGAATCTAGTAGGCCCACAGAACATTGAAG GTGGTGCACATGAAGGTCTGCAGCATTTGGGCCCTTATGGAAATATCCCAAATATTGTAGCTGAGCTGACAGGTGACAACATACCTAAAGATTTCAGTGAAGATCAAGGATACCCAGATCCTCCCAATCCTTGCCCTATTGGAAAAACAG ttaATGATGGATGCCTTGAAAACACACCAGATACAGCACAGTTCAGCAAAGAATACCAACTTCATCAGCACCTTTTTGATCCAGAACATGACTACCCCAGCATGAGCAAATGG AATAAGAATTTACTCTTTGAGAAAATGAAGGGTGGACCGAAACGAAATAAAAGG agtACAAATCCGTATCTCCAAGGACAAAGACTGGACAATGTTGTGGCTAAGAAATCTGTTCCACATTTTTCGGATGAAGAAAAAGAGAGTGAAGAAACTAAATAA